TCCAGGGTATAATGGCCGCTATTATGGGGCCGGGGCGCGATTTCGTTGACCAGCAGCGTGTCGTCGGCCAGCACGAAGAACTCCACCGCCATCACCCCGCAATAGTCCAGCTTCGCCGCCACCGCGCCGGCCAGGTCCAGCGCCTGGCGGGCGACCGCCGCCGATACCCGGGCCGGCACGATGCTCAGGTCGAGGATGCCATTGCGGTGACGGTTCTCGGCTACCGGATAGGGCGCCGTCTCGCCGTCGGCGCCGCGTCCGAGCACCACCGACACCTCCGTCTGCAGGGGCAGGAGGCCCTCCAGGACGCACGGCTCGCCGTCCATGCCGTCGAAGGCGGCCAGCGCGTCGTCCACGCTGTCCACCCGCGCCTGCCCCTTGCCGTCGTAGCCGAAGCGGCTGACCTTGAGCAGGGCCGGCGCGCCGATGGCGGCACAAGCGGCGGGGATGTCCTCGCGCCGCCGGATCACCGCGAAGGGTGCCGTCGGAAAGCCCTGCTCGCGCAGAAAGGTCTTTTCGCGGATGCGGTCCTGGGTAATGGCAACGGCCTTGGCTGGAGGCCAGACGGTGCAGCGTGCCGCCAGGAACTCCAGACTGGCGGCGGGCACGTTTTCGAACTCGGTGGTGACCGCCGCGCAGGTGCGGGCCAAGTGCTCGAGCGCCTGCCGGTCCGTGTAGGCGGCGCGCAGATGCTCGTCGGCCACCCCGCCGGCGGGACTCTGCGGATCGGGATCGAGCACGACGACGCGGTAGCCCATGGTGCGCGCGGCGATGGTGAACATGCGCCCGAGCTGGCCGCCGCCGAGCACACCGAGGGTGGCGTCGGGCAGGATCACGGTTGTTCCGGCAGGGTCATGGACTTGACCGCCGCCTCCTGGCGGGCGCGGAAACGGCGCAGGCGCTCGGCGAGCTGGCCGTCCTGGCGGGCGAGCATGGCCACGGCGAAGAGGCCGGCATTGGCCGCGCCCGCCTCGCCGATGGCGAAAGTCGCCACCGGGATACCCTTGGGCATCTGCACGATCGACAGCAGCGAGTCCATGCCCTTGAGATATTTGGAGGGCACCGGCACGCCGAGCACGGGCACGCCGGTCTTGGCCGCCAGCATGCCGGGCAGGTGCGCCGCGCCGCCGGCGCCGGCGATGATGCAGGCCAGGCCGCGCGCCTCTGCCTGTTCGGCATATTCGAAGAGCAGGTCCGGCGTCCGGTGCGCCGAGACCACCCGGGCCTCGTAGGGCACGCCGAAGTCCTCCAGCTGCCGGGCGGCATGCTGCATGACTTCCCAGTCGCTGTTGCTGCCCATGACCACGCCCACCACTATCTTGCCGTCCATAAATCCCGCTCCGTGCCGCGCAGCCGCCAGGCGCTCGCCTGCGGCGGGCCAGCGCCTGAAAAACGGTACATTTTACGGGCAGGTGCCGGCTACGGCAACGCACGACCCCGCGCGGCCGCATTGCAAGAAAATAAAAAGATACTAATATGCTTTTTGTGCAGCCACGGGAGGAAGCATGGCACTCGAACTCTACAACGACGGCAATCACAAGTGCATCGCCTTCACGGACCTGGTGCAGGGCGACGGCATCCAGTCCAACCAGTTTCTCATCGTCCACAACGGCGAGGGCATGCTGCTCGACCCGGGCGGCAACCTGGTCTACAAGGACCTGCTGGCGGAGATGGCCGGCTATTTCCTGCCCGCCCGCACTCGCTACGTCTTCGCCTCCCACGAGGATCCGGACATCGTCGCCTCCGCCAACGGCTGGCTGCTGATCACCGACGCCCGGATCGTCATCGCCGAGGAATGGGCCCGCTTCATTCCCCATTTTTGCTCCAAAGGGCTGACCGAGGGCCGGCTCATCGGCATCCCGCCGCGGGGCATGGAACTGGAACTGGGCGGCCTGGCGCTCAAGCTGGTGCCGGCGCACTTTCTGCACGCGGTGGGCAACTTCCAGGTCTACGATCCGGTGAGCCGCATCCTCTTTTCCGGCGATCTGGGCGCATCGCTGGTGGACGGCGCCGCTTCCGGCCAGCCGGTCGCCGACTTCGACGCCCACCTGCCGCACATGGCCGCCTTCCATCGCCGCTACATGACCAACAACAAGGTCTGCCGCCTGTGGGCGCAGATGGCCCGGCAACTGGACATCGACTGGATCGTGCCGCAGCACGGTGCTTCCTTTCGCGGGCCGGCCATGGTGGCGCGCTTTGTCGACTGGATCGAACAGCTCGAATGCGGCACCGACCTGCTGAGCGCGGCCGATTACGCGGTGCCCTGACAAGGAGGAAAGCGGATGGACAAGATGCAAAGCATGGAACAGCTCCTGCGCAGCCTGGAGAGCGACGACGCCACGATCCGGGGCAGCGCGCTGGTCTCCAGCGACGGCATCTGCCTGCTGTCCACCCTGCCGGCGCCGGTGGACCGCCAGTTGCTGGGCGTGGTCGCCGCCACCATCCTGAGCTTCGCCGGCCGCCTCGGCGCCGAGTTCGGCCAGTGCGAGGCCGAATACGCCCTGATCGGCTGCTGCCAGGGGCGCAGCCTCTTCCTGCCGGCGGGCCGGGAGGGAGTGCTGGCGGTGGTGCTGGCGCGGGAAGGGGATTGGCAGGCGGTGTTGGCGCGGGCACGGCGGGAGGCGGCGGAGGTCGCGGTACTATTGGGGTGAGTCGGGATGGCAGCCGCCGCGCTCCTTGGCACTGCCGACGCCGCCGCAGGTCTTATACTGTAATTACTGCAGGAACACTGCGCGGAGCACTCCATGCCCATCCTGTTCCAGGACCGGCGCGACGCCGGTCGTCAGCTCGGCAGCCTGATCGCCCCCCAGGTGACGGCAGAGGCGGTGTTTCTGGGCATTCCGCGCGGCGGAGTGCCCATTGCCGACGAGCTGTCGCGTCATTGCCAGCGCCCCGTGGGCCTGATGGCGGTACGCAAGCTGCCCATCCCCGACAACCCGGAAATGGGCTTCGGCGCCGTCGGGCCGTCGGGGGTGGTTGCGCTCAATACGGCCGTCATGGCCTGGGCGGGCATCTCCGAAGCGGCGGCGGCCGCGGTCCGGACTGCGGTGCTGGAGGAGATCCGCCGCCGGCTGGCGGTCTACGATCACCAACCGGCGAACCTCGCCGGCAGGAGCGCATGGCTGGTGGACGATGGCTTGGCCACCGGCTACACCATGCTCGCCGCCATCCGCGAGTGCCACGCCCTGCATGCGGCGTCGGTCCAGGTCGCGGCACCGGTCTGTCATGCGGAGGCGCGGGCGCGGGTGCAGCAAGAGGCGCCGGTTTATTGTCTACACACTGACTACGGCTATTCCTTCGCCGTGGCGAGCTTCTACGCCCGCTTTCCCGATCTGGAGGACAACGAGGTCGTGCAGGCCCTGGCCACGGCTCGCGCCGAGGCGCGCGCGCTCCCGGACATGGCGCCATGAACGCCCAGCCGCCCGCCTATTTCGAGCACGAGGCCGATATCGGCATCATCGGGCGCGGGACGAGCGTCGAGGCCGCCTTCGAAGCCGCCGCTTACGCCATGTTCGCCATCATGACCGAACCGGCGACCATCCGGGCGAACCAGTCGGTGCACCTGGACTTCGAGGAAAACGACGTGGAGCTGGCGCTGGTCACCTGGCTCAACGGTCTCCTGGCCGAAGCGCGCGGGCAGGGCCTGGTGTTCGGCCGCTTCCGGCTGCGGCGCGACGGCGCCTGCTGGCATGGCGAGGCCTGGGGCGAACCGTGGCGCACCGACCTGGAACGCGGCACCGAAGTGAAGGGAGCCACCCTGACCATGCTCTCGGTGCGCGAGCGGGACGGCCTCTGGGAGGCACGCTGCGTGGTGGACGTGTAACGGCAATCCGCAAGGAGCGCGACATGGATCTCGGGCGTGTGCAGCAACTGGACGAGTATCGCTGGACCGTGCCCCTGGCGCCGGGCGAGACGCGGGCGCCGGTGCTGCTCTACGGCAGCGCGCCGCTGCTGGCCAGCATGGACGATAAGGTGCTGGAGCAGGCGGTCAACGTGGCCAAGCTGCCGGGCCTCGTCAAGGCGTCCATGACCATGCCCGACGCCCACTGGGGCTACGGCTTTCCCATCGGCGGAGTAGCGGCCTTCGACCCGGCGGCGGGCGGCATCGTCTCCGCCGGCGGCGTGGGCTTCGACATCTCCTGCGGGGTGCGCTGCCTGCGCAGCGATCTGAGCCTGACCGACATCGCGCCGCATCTGGAGCTGCTGGCCAACGCCCTGTTCCACGCCATCCCGGCGGGAGTGGGCGAAGAGGGCCGGCTGAAGCTCGCGCCGGCGCAGATCGACGAGGTGCTGGCCGACGGCGCCCACTGGGCACTGCGCCACGGCTATGGCGTGCCGGAGGACCTCGACTATGTGGAGGAGAACGGCCGCATGGCCGGCGCCGTGCCGGCCAACGTCTCGGAACTGGCCAAGAAACGCCAGCGCGGGGAAATGGGCACGCTCGGCTCCGGCAACCATTACCTGGAGGTGCAGGTGGTGGACCGCATCCACG
This sequence is a window from Thermithiobacillus tepidarius DSM 3134. Protein-coding genes within it:
- a CDS encoding 5-(carboxyamino)imidazole ribonucleotide synthase; translation: MILPDATLGVLGGGQLGRMFTIAARTMGYRVVVLDPDPQSPAGGVADEHLRAAYTDRQALEHLARTCAAVTTEFENVPAASLEFLAARCTVWPPAKAVAITQDRIREKTFLREQGFPTAPFAVIRRREDIPAACAAIGAPALLKVSRFGYDGKGQARVDSVDDALAAFDGMDGEPCVLEGLLPLQTEVSVVLGRGADGETAPYPVAENRHRNGILDLSIVPARVSAAVARQALDLAGAVAAKLDYCGVMAVEFFVLADDTLLVNEIAPRPHNSGHYTLDACLTDQFEQQVRTLCGLPLGDARLLAPVVMVNLLGDVWCERTPHWERLFRHPQAKLHLYGKREARPGRKMGHVNCVADSVETALVLAETVKRELACEGGG
- the purE gene encoding 5-(carboxyamino)imidazole ribonucleotide mutase, which gives rise to MDGKIVVGVVMGSNSDWEVMQHAARQLEDFGVPYEARVVSAHRTPDLLFEYAEQAEARGLACIIAGAGGAAHLPGMLAAKTGVPVLGVPVPSKYLKGMDSLLSIVQMPKGIPVATFAIGEAGAANAGLFAVAMLARQDGQLAERLRRFRARQEAAVKSMTLPEQP
- a CDS encoding oxygen-binding di-iron domain-containing protein, which encodes MALELYNDGNHKCIAFTDLVQGDGIQSNQFLIVHNGEGMLLDPGGNLVYKDLLAEMAGYFLPARTRYVFASHEDPDIVASANGWLLITDARIVIAEEWARFIPHFCSKGLTEGRLIGIPPRGMELELGGLALKLVPAHFLHAVGNFQVYDPVSRILFSGDLGASLVDGAASGQPVADFDAHLPHMAAFHRRYMTNNKVCRLWAQMARQLDIDWIVPQHGASFRGPAMVARFVDWIEQLECGTDLLSAADYAVP
- a CDS encoding roadblock/LC7 domain-containing protein, with protein sequence MDKMQSMEQLLRSLESDDATIRGSALVSSDGICLLSTLPAPVDRQLLGVVAATILSFAGRLGAEFGQCEAEYALIGCCQGRSLFLPAGREGVLAVVLAREGDWQAVLARARREAAEVAVLLG
- a CDS encoding phosphoribosyltransferase — encoded protein: MPILFQDRRDAGRQLGSLIAPQVTAEAVFLGIPRGGVPIADELSRHCQRPVGLMAVRKLPIPDNPEMGFGAVGPSGVVALNTAVMAWAGISEAAAAAVRTAVLEEIRRRLAVYDHQPANLAGRSAWLVDDGLATGYTMLAAIRECHALHAASVQVAAPVCHAEARARVQQEAPVYCLHTDYGYSFAVASFYARFPDLEDNEVVQALATARAEARALPDMAP
- a CDS encoding archease; the protein is MNAQPPAYFEHEADIGIIGRGTSVEAAFEAAAYAMFAIMTEPATIRANQSVHLDFEENDVELALVTWLNGLLAEARGQGLVFGRFRLRRDGACWHGEAWGEPWRTDLERGTEVKGATLTMLSVRERDGLWEARCVVDV